From Parcubacteria group bacterium:
TAAAAAGCATGAGTGAAAAAATCTATCTTTCTGTTGTGATTCCGGCGTACAAAGAAAGCAAGCGGATTGGAATAAATCTGGAAGAATGTGAAAAATACTTCAAGGATAAAAAATATAGCTATGAGATTGTCGTTGTCGTAGACGGATCGCCGGATGATACTGCGGAAGTGGCGCGCAGTTATGCCAGTAGATTTGAAAATTTTAGAGTAATTGAAAACAAGGATAATCACGGAAAGGGTTATGTTGTGAGACAAGGGCTCTTGGAAGCAGTGGGAGAATATCGTTTATTTTTCGATGCAGATGGTTCAACGTCCATCAATCATCTGGATGCATTTTTGCCAGAATTTGAAAAAGGATATGACGTAGTGATGGGTTCGCGTGACATTGAAGGAGCGCATATTCAAGTCCATCAGGCAAAGTGGAAGGAATTATTCGGAGACACGGGAAATTGGGCGATTAGAATTACGTTGGGACTTTGGGGTTATCCAGATACACAATGCGGGTTTAAGATGCTCAGCGCTAAGGCGGCCGAGGCGGTGGCGAGTCGGATGGTGGTTGATCGTTTTGGATTTGATTTTGAACTGGTAATGCTTGCGAAGAAGCTGGGCTTCAAGATTAAGCAAATGCCAGTGAGCTGGATGAATGAAGCTGGATCAACGGTAAGCCTTACCGGACCAAATGGCTATTTTCAGGTACTTTGGGATTTATTTAAAACAAGGATGAGACTCTGGGGTGGAAAATACAAAATCAAAAAATAACATCAACCTGCTTACGTATTGGCCTTAAGAAAATTCTTTATAGCGCGGTTTTCTCTTTTTGTCTGGCCTTGCGCCGGTCTACTAAGGATTTGGATGCTAAAAAAGTCGAACGTCAAAAATTTTCTTAAGGCCGATAAGTAAGCCTCAATAAATAAAATTTTTTGGAAAACGAAAAAAACAAAACAAAACCAACAGAGTTGCGCCAAGATTTGATCACCGGGGATTGGGTGGTGGTTTCGACGATCCGTGCTAAACGGCCGGATGAGTTTGCCAAGAAAGAAGCGGACGGCGAAAGTGAATGTGATGTCGCCAACTGTCTCTTTTGTGACCCAACTGCTTCTGGTCAAGAAAAGGACGTTTTGCTCTATGGAAACAATGAGAATGATTGGAGTCTGCGTGTTTTTCCCAACAAGTTTCCGGCATTTTCTCGGCCGACTGGCGGACAAATTAATCACAAAGAAGAAGGCCCTTATTTCAAGATGGATAGTGTGGGTTATCACGAAGTGGTTGTGACCAGAGATCACAAAAAGCACATCGGGCGGATGGATCCGATTATGGTAGCGGAAGTGCTCGATGCCTATCAATCACGTTACATTGATCTGATGAATAAAAAGTCGGTCAATTACGTCGACATTTTTCACAATCATGGGAAGAGGGCGGGCGCTTCGATTCCGCATCCACATTCGCAACTGATGGCTATCCCGGTCGTTTCTCCCTATGTAGATTCGGAGCTGGATGGAGCGGAAATTTATTACAAGGCGAATAAACATTGTGTCTATTGCGCTATGCTAGAATGGGAGCGGGAACATGGGAAGCGGATTGTGTTTGAGAATGAGGAATTTATCGTCTTTTGTCCCTTTGCCTCACGGTCTAATTTCGAAATGTGGGTGATACCTAAAAAACATAAACCCTATTTTGAAAGAACGACGGAAGAGGAGAAAATGGCGGGAGGAGAGGCCTTACAAAAAGCAATTTATAAGTTAGACAAAGCACTAAACAATCCTGATTTTAATTTTTATATACACACATCACCGTGTGACGGAAAAGATTATCCGCATTATCATTGGCATATCGAAATTTTGCCGAAACTGAATATCTGGGCGGGATTCGAAATTTCAACCGGGATTGAGATTGTTACGATTACGCCGGAAGATGCCGCGGAATACTTAAGGGGAATGTAAAAACTTTATGCACGAAATGATTATTGGCTGGTTTACCGGCTTTCCTAAGGAACTGGCAATATTTCTTATCTCGGCCATTCCTGTGACTGAACTGCGTGCGGCGTTGCCATTGGCTTATACTGTCTATGGAATGGGTGCTTTTTGGTCTTGGTTCTATGCCGTGGCGGGCACCTTTTTTACTATGATAGTGATTGTTTTAGCACTTGATCCGATCGCAAAAGTTTTATCCACGTACATAAAATTATTTAAAGTTTTTTTTGATTGGTTGTTTGAGCACACGCGAAAGCGTGCCGGGGGAAAGATGGAAAAATATGGAGCTTGGGCGATTTTTATTCTGGCGGCCACTCCAATCCCGCTGCTTGGCGGAATGACAGGGGCGTTAGCTGCTTTCATTTTTAATGTTCCATTGAAAAAATCATTGCCCCTTTTACTTTTTGGCACGATGGTTTCCGGTGCGATTATTTTAGGAATAACTGTTTATTTTAACTAAAAATACAGCAGAGACGAGGCAGTGCCTCGTCTCTACGGGCTATATCGTATTATGAAAAGAATAATTATAGGTAATCTAAAAATGAATATCGTTTCTATTCAGGAACGAGACCAATATTTGAAATCGTTTAAAAAAGAATTGCTGGAAAAGAAGTTAGTCAATACGGAAATTGTGCTTTGTCCGCCAGTAATTCATCTGGAAAGTTTTAAAAAAGTGCTTGGTAAAAAAGTTATTCTAGGTGGTCAGAATTGTTTTTGGGAAGATAAAGGCTCATACACTGGAGAGATTTCTCCTTTGATGCTCAAGAATTTTGATTGTGACTACGTAATTATTGGGCACAGCGAACGGCGGAAATATTTCGGGGAAAATAATCAATCAATTAATCAAAAGATTTTGGCCAGTCTCAAAAATGGCCTTAGCCCGATAATCTGTGTGGGCGAAACGAAAGCGGAAAGGCAGTCTGGTGAAACGATGCGCGTGATTACCAAACAAGTCAAGGAAGCGTTCGCGGGAGTGGCTTCGGGAAAGTTGGAAAAAATAGTCGTAGCCTATGAACCAGTTTGGTCCGTTGGGTCAGATGCGATTCCAACCAGCAATGAAATTATGGAAGCGAAAGTTTTGATCCAAAAAATTCTTTCACAGAATTTTTCCAAGGGCTATGTTGAAAAATTAAGAATAGTCTATGGCGGATCGGTCAGTGCGAAAACCGTTAAGCAAGCTTGTGTCGACAGTGGAATGGAAGGAGCACTGATTGGGAGAGAGTCATTGACACCGAGGGATTTTTTGAAAATAGTAAAAATAATAAACGGATAATTGAAAAATATATGATTACATCAGTCAAGGAAATCCTAACTAAAGCCAAAAAGGGTGGGTATGCCGTGGGTGCCTTTAATACAGTAAATTTGGAAACGACGCGGGCGATTGTGGAGGCGGCTCAAGAGATGCGTTCCCCAGTCATTATCCAAGTTACGGAAAAAACGATGGAGTATGCGGGAGGTCGGGGAATTTTTCATCTGATAAAAAATGATGCACAGTTTTATGCGCCGGAAATTCCAATTGGAATCCATCTTGATCACGGAAAAAGTTTTGAAATAGTCGAGCGGGCAGTGGCGATCGGGTTTACCTCTGTGATGTATGACGGTTCGCGCAAGGTTTTTGCGGATAATTTGGAAGTTACTAGGAAAGTGGTCGGCTTTTGTCATGAAAATGGCGTGGATGTTCAGGGTGAATTGGGTAATGTGCCTTATTTAGGTGAAGCGCAGATGGGGGAAATTGATTGGGACGAGTATATGACTGATCCGATGCAGGCAAAAACGTTTGTGGATGAGACAGGAATTGATGCTTTGGCAGTGGCAATCGGTAATGCACATGGATTTCTCAAGGAAAGAGCGCAGCCGGATTTTGATCGGATGGAAATGATAAATAAGAATATCAACATCCCTTTTATTTTGCATGGAGCGTCGGATTGGGAAAATGGACGAGTTGTGAGTGCGATTAAAAATGGTATCAGCTGTTTTAATGTGGACACAGCCATTCGAATCGCCTTTGTGAATAATCTGATCAATTCGGTCAATGAGCAAGGAGAACTGGGTTTTGATCTGCGAAAGCTGTTGGGTGGTGCGAGGGACGCGGTGAAGGAAACAGTGAAATATAAGATTAAAATTTTTGGCAGTGATGGGAAGGCCTAAGTCAAGATGCAATAGGCATCAAACAGGAAACAGGAGGAATGTAAAAAATAAAACATTCAAGATAAAAAACTGAAAATTCAATTTCAGTTTTTATTTTTTACGTGGTATAATATTAATATGCAAAAGTTTTTGACCATAGAAAAGATATTGCTCGAGTTTGACCCGGAACTGAAAAACATACTTCCAGCGTTAAAAAAGGTTAATGCTAATTTTGGTTATGTCGGAGAAAAAGAAGCCGGAGTTGTGGCCCAATATTTTGAGTTACCGCTGGCTAAGGTGTATGAAACGGCCAGTTTTTATGATTTGCTCCAGACGAAAAATCCGCCAATTCTAGCTATCAAGGTTTGCTCGGGAAGTGATTGCAGCCTGGAGCGATCAGGCGTAATCATTCAAGAGATTGAAAATTATTTTCACATCAAGGTTGGGGACGAATTTAATCTAAAGGTGCGCTTGGAAAAAATTAGTTGTTTGGGGCGTTGCGGTGAAGGGCCGATTATGGTTGTGAATGGAAAAGTTTATGAAAAAGTGACGGCGAGCGGGGTGCATCGGATTTTGGGGGAATGGAGCTGATACTTCATTTTTTTGAGTGTCATCCTCGCGAAGGCGGGGATCCAGGCACCTTAGGTTAAAAATAAAGAGAAAAAGAATTATTGAAATTCAAGACTTGCTGAAATAGAGAGTTAGTCTGACTTACGGCTCGATTTTCTAAGGTTTAAAACTAGTGGAACCTAGATTCCCGCCTTCGCGGGAATGACACAGCTTATTTCATGCAAAAAAATCCAAAAATCATAACCGAACATTGGGGCAAAATTGATCCGCTAAAAATAGAGGATTATTTGGCCGTGGGTGGTTACGTTTCGCTTAGAAAATTTATCGAAGTGCTGGAACCACAAAAAGCGCTGGAGGAGGTGAAATTGTCAGGCCTTTGT
This genomic window contains:
- the tpiA gene encoding triose-phosphate isomerase; amino-acid sequence: MKRIIIGNLKMNIVSIQERDQYLKSFKKELLEKKLVNTEIVLCPPVIHLESFKKVLGKKVILGGQNCFWEDKGSYTGEISPLMLKNFDCDYVIIGHSERRKYFGENNQSINQKILASLKNGLSPIICVGETKAERQSGETMRVITKQVKEAFAGVASGKLEKIVVAYEPVWSVGSDAIPTSNEIMEAKVLIQKILSQNFSKGYVEKLRIVYGGSVSAKTVKQACVDSGMEGALIGRESLTPRDFLKIVKIING
- the galT gene encoding galactose-1-phosphate uridylyltransferase, producing the protein MENEKNKTKPTELRQDLITGDWVVVSTIRAKRPDEFAKKEADGESECDVANCLFCDPTASGQEKDVLLYGNNENDWSLRVFPNKFPAFSRPTGGQINHKEEGPYFKMDSVGYHEVVVTRDHKKHIGRMDPIMVAEVLDAYQSRYIDLMNKKSVNYVDIFHNHGKRAGASIPHPHSQLMAIPVVSPYVDSELDGAEIYYKANKHCVYCAMLEWEREHGKRIVFENEEFIVFCPFASRSNFEMWVIPKKHKPYFERTTEEEKMAGGEALQKAIYKLDKALNNPDFNFYIHTSPCDGKDYPHYHWHIEILPKLNIWAGFEISTGIEIVTITPEDAAEYLRGM
- a CDS encoding NAD(P)H-dependent oxidoreductase subunit E, with the protein product MQKFLTIEKILLEFDPELKNILPALKKVNANFGYVGEKEAGVVAQYFELPLAKVYETASFYDLLQTKNPPILAIKVCSGSDCSLERSGVIIQEIENYFHIKVGDEFNLKVRLEKISCLGRCGEGPIMVVNGKVYEKVTASGVHRILGEWS
- a CDS encoding class II fructose-bisphosphate aldolase translates to MITSVKEILTKAKKGGYAVGAFNTVNLETTRAIVEAAQEMRSPVIIQVTEKTMEYAGGRGIFHLIKNDAQFYAPEIPIGIHLDHGKSFEIVERAVAIGFTSVMYDGSRKVFADNLEVTRKVVGFCHENGVDVQGELGNVPYLGEAQMGEIDWDEYMTDPMQAKTFVDETGIDALAVAIGNAHGFLKERAQPDFDRMEMINKNINIPFILHGASDWENGRVVSAIKNGISCFNVDTAIRIAFVNNLINSVNEQGELGFDLRKLLGGARDAVKETVKYKIKIFGSDGKA
- a CDS encoding small multi-drug export protein; translation: MHEMIIGWFTGFPKELAIFLISAIPVTELRAALPLAYTVYGMGAFWSWFYAVAGTFFTMIVIVLALDPIAKVLSTYIKLFKVFFDWLFEHTRKRAGGKMEKYGAWAIFILAATPIPLLGGMTGALAAFIFNVPLKKSLPLLLFGTMVSGAIILGITVYFN
- a CDS encoding dolichyl-phosphate beta-glucosyltransferase, whose protein sequence is MSEKIYLSVVIPAYKESKRIGINLEECEKYFKDKKYSYEIVVVVDGSPDDTAEVARSYASRFENFRVIENKDNHGKGYVVRQGLLEAVGEYRLFFDADGSTSINHLDAFLPEFEKGYDVVMGSRDIEGAHIQVHQAKWKELFGDTGNWAIRITLGLWGYPDTQCGFKMLSAKAAEAVASRMVVDRFGFDFELVMLAKKLGFKIKQMPVSWMNEAGSTVSLTGPNGYFQVLWDLFKTRMRLWGGKYKIKK